A part of Variovorax sp. HW608 genomic DNA contains:
- a CDS encoding KGG domain-containing protein produces MTLKDGHDASQTMSPRGRGFAGMDPARQRDIAREGGRAAHEKGTAHEFTPAEARAAGQKSRMNRLAREAAGQS; encoded by the coding sequence ATGACGCTCAAAGACGGCCACGATGCCAGCCAAACCATGTCACCGCGCGGACGCGGCTTCGCAGGAATGGATCCGGCGCGGCAGCGCGACATCGCCCGCGAAGGCGGGCGCGCGGCGCACGAGAAAGGCACTGCACACGAATTCACCCCTGCGGAAGCGCGCGCGGCCGGGCAGAAGAGCCGCATGAACCGCCTTGCGCGCGAGGCGGCCGGGCAAAGCTGA
- a CDS encoding maleylacetate reductase, whose protein sequence is MRDFIHAGQPTRVVFGAGSLAHLEREIDLLGSRRALVLSTPDQAAQATMVADRLGARAAGVFARAVMHVPIETAREAREEARRLNADCAIAIGGGSTVGLGKAIALESGLPVLAVPTTYAGSEMTPIYGITEAGLKKTGRDPRVLPRTVIYDPALTASLPVALSVTSGMNAIAHAAEGLYAQDSNPIMDLMAEEGIRALAQALPVVRQQPRDLDGRSDALYGAWLCGTVLGNVGMALHHKLCHTLGGSFNLPHAEVHTVVLPHAIAFNAEAAPQAMQRIGRALGVQGKSSAAAGLFDLARANGAPVALRDIGMRADDLDRAAEIAASNPYWNPRPIGPAQRAEIRALLQRAFEGVRPE, encoded by the coding sequence GTGCGTGACTTTATCCACGCCGGCCAGCCAACGCGCGTGGTGTTCGGTGCCGGCTCGCTCGCCCATCTCGAACGCGAAATCGATCTGCTGGGGTCGAGGCGCGCGCTGGTCCTTTCGACGCCGGACCAGGCGGCCCAGGCCACGATGGTGGCCGATCGCCTCGGTGCACGTGCCGCGGGCGTCTTTGCGCGTGCCGTGATGCACGTGCCGATCGAGACCGCTCGCGAGGCGCGCGAGGAAGCCCGGCGGCTCAACGCCGATTGCGCCATCGCCATCGGCGGCGGCTCGACCGTGGGCCTGGGCAAGGCCATTGCGCTGGAGTCCGGCTTGCCCGTGCTGGCCGTGCCGACCACCTACGCCGGCAGCGAGATGACGCCGATCTACGGCATCACCGAAGCGGGCCTCAAGAAAACGGGCCGCGATCCGCGGGTGCTGCCGCGCACCGTGATCTACGACCCGGCGCTGACCGCGAGCCTGCCTGTAGCGCTGAGCGTCACCAGCGGCATGAATGCCATCGCGCATGCCGCCGAGGGCCTCTATGCGCAGGACAGCAATCCGATCATGGATCTGATGGCGGAAGAAGGCATCCGGGCACTGGCGCAGGCGCTCCCCGTCGTGCGACAGCAGCCGCGCGATCTGGATGGACGAAGCGATGCGCTTTACGGCGCCTGGCTTTGCGGCACCGTGCTGGGCAACGTCGGCATGGCCTTGCACCACAAGCTCTGCCACACGCTGGGTGGCAGCTTCAACCTGCCGCATGCGGAAGTGCACACCGTGGTCCTGCCGCACGCCATCGCCTTCAACGCCGAAGCGGCCCCGCAGGCCATGCAGCGGATCGGGCGCGCGCTCGGCGTTCAAGGAAAGTCGAGCGCGGCCGCGGGCCTGTTCGACCTCGCGCGCGCCAACGGCGCGCCGGTGGCGCTGCGCGACATCGGCATGCGGGCGGACGACCTCGACCGCGCAGCCGAGATCGCCGCCAGCAATCCGTACTGGAATCCGCGTCCCATCGGACCGGCCCAGCGCGCCGAGATCCGCGCGTTGCTGCAGCGGGCCTTCGAGGGCGTTCGTCCGGAATGA
- a CDS encoding Dabb family protein, protein MIRHIVMWNVRGESDDEKAANIATLKRCFETLRGRIPGLLKLEIGVDTSRVDYACDVVLYSEFESQAALSAYATHPEHTRVRQELGDLRIARYQVDYPA, encoded by the coding sequence ATGATCCGGCACATCGTGATGTGGAACGTCCGCGGTGAAAGCGACGACGAAAAGGCCGCCAACATTGCGACGCTCAAGCGCTGCTTCGAGACGCTGCGAGGCCGCATCCCCGGCCTGCTGAAGCTCGAGATCGGCGTCGACACGAGCCGCGTCGACTATGCATGCGACGTGGTGCTGTACAGCGAATTCGAATCGCAGGCCGCGCTCAGCGCCTATGCAACGCACCCCGAGCACACGCGCGTGCGGCAGGAACTGGGCGACCTGCGGATCGCCCGCTACCAGGTGGACTATCCCGCGTGA
- a CDS encoding intradiol ring-cleavage dioxygenase, whose translation MRNLNQDNITQAVIASFAGTTDPRLKEIMTSLVQHLHAFAREVRLTEAEWFKGIEFLTGCAHITDDKRQEFILLSDVLGLSMLTVAMNNDKPAGCTEATVFGPFHVAGAPRYELGADIANGAKGTPCLVQGTVRGIDGEPVPGAELDVWQSDEDGLYDVQHEGLAQAQARGILTADDEGRFHFRSIVAVPYAIPHDGPVGAMLEATGRHPWRPAHLHFMVSAPGYETLITHVFRNESDYLDSDAVFGVRQSLVCDWQRQPDGSYLLEYDFVLKPATESVAR comes from the coding sequence ATGCGCAACCTGAATCAGGACAACATCACCCAGGCGGTCATCGCCAGCTTTGCCGGCACGACGGACCCGCGGCTGAAGGAAATCATGACCAGCCTGGTCCAGCACCTGCACGCCTTCGCGCGCGAGGTGCGGCTGACCGAGGCGGAGTGGTTCAAGGGCATCGAGTTCCTGACCGGCTGCGCCCACATCACCGACGACAAGCGGCAGGAGTTCATCCTGCTGTCGGATGTGCTGGGCCTGTCCATGCTGACGGTGGCGATGAACAACGACAAGCCCGCCGGCTGCACGGAAGCCACGGTATTCGGGCCCTTTCACGTCGCGGGTGCGCCGCGCTACGAACTCGGCGCCGACATCGCCAATGGCGCCAAGGGTACCCCTTGCCTGGTGCAGGGAACCGTGCGCGGCATCGACGGCGAACCCGTGCCGGGCGCCGAACTCGACGTCTGGCAGTCCGACGAGGACGGCTTGTACGACGTGCAGCACGAAGGCCTCGCGCAGGCGCAGGCCCGCGGCATCCTGACCGCCGACGACGAGGGGCGCTTCCACTTCCGTTCGATCGTCGCGGTGCCGTACGCCATCCCGCACGACGGCCCCGTGGGCGCGATGCTCGAGGCGACCGGGCGCCACCCCTGGCGCCCCGCGCATCTGCATTTCATGGTCAGCGCGCCGGGCTACGAGACGCTGATCACCCATGTGTTCCGCAACGAGAGCGACTACCTCGACTCGGATGCCGTCTTCGGCGTGCGCCAGTCGCTGGTGTGCGATTGGCAGCGGCAGCCCGATGGCAGCTATCTGCTCGAATACGACTTCGTGCTGAAGCCCGCCACCGAATCGGTCGCCCGATGA
- a CDS encoding nuclear transport factor 2 family protein: MNDKLKNELEIRRMIERWAVWRDAGDWERFATVWHPEGVMMATWFQGPFADFIRVTKEGWAKGVSILHFLGGSAIDIEGERAIAQTKMTISQRGEVDGVLCDVVCTGRFYDFVVRHEGEWKLLHRQPIYEKDRIDPVDPAATVTLDQVALARMPEGYRHLALIQKRIGYTVKMDMPMLKGDAVQDLYRRGAAWLAGGALER; encoded by the coding sequence ATGAACGACAAGCTGAAGAACGAACTCGAAATCCGCCGGATGATCGAGCGCTGGGCCGTCTGGCGCGACGCCGGCGACTGGGAGCGCTTCGCCACCGTCTGGCATCCCGAAGGCGTGATGATGGCGACCTGGTTCCAGGGCCCCTTTGCAGACTTCATCCGCGTCACGAAGGAAGGTTGGGCGAAGGGCGTCAGCATTCTTCACTTCCTCGGCGGCTCGGCGATCGACATCGAGGGTGAGCGCGCCATCGCGCAGACCAAGATGACGATCTCGCAGCGTGGCGAGGTCGACGGCGTGCTGTGCGACGTCGTCTGCACCGGTCGCTTCTATGACTTCGTGGTGCGCCACGAAGGGGAATGGAAGCTGCTGCATCGCCAGCCGATCTACGAGAAGGACCGCATCGACCCGGTCGACCCGGCCGCGACCGTGACGCTGGACCAGGTCGCGCTGGCCCGGATGCCCGAAGGCTATCGCCACCTCGCGTTGATCCAGAAGCGCATCGGCTATACGGTCAAGATGGATATGCCGATGCTCAAGGGCGACGCCGTCCAGGACCTGTACCGTCGCGGCGCCGCCTGGCTCGCCGGCGGCGCGCTGGAACGCTGA
- a CDS encoding LysR family transcriptional regulator: MDRFTELELFIQVAECGSIGRAAELLGLSNPAASRHLSALENRLKTRLVERNTRRLYLTAEGQAFYERARAAMAELQDAEAVLQTQNLNPSGVLRVSASLSFALHQIAPRLRRYHALYPNVTVHLEAANRYMDMIDSGIDVAIRTREFESDSNITIRRLASTRRVLCASPGYLAAYGVPQVPQDLTQHDFLLYVLANKWQELKLTLRQQTQVIQVRGIFESNDGQILRAAALDGMGILVQPSYIVYDDIVAGRLVPVLNEWDLPRLQINIAYPSRKHLPTKVRSFIDFMVDEFERNEYERKWTSYMGLRATSAKP, from the coding sequence ATGGATCGTTTCACCGAGCTCGAGCTCTTCATCCAGGTCGCCGAATGCGGAAGCATTGGCCGCGCAGCGGAACTGCTCGGCCTGTCCAATCCGGCGGCGAGCCGGCATCTGAGCGCGCTCGAAAACCGCCTCAAGACCCGGCTGGTCGAGCGCAATACGCGGCGGCTGTACCTGACCGCGGAGGGGCAGGCGTTCTATGAGCGCGCCCGCGCGGCGATGGCCGAACTGCAGGATGCAGAGGCGGTGCTGCAGACCCAGAACCTCAATCCCTCGGGAGTGCTCCGGGTCAGCGCCTCGCTGTCGTTCGCGCTGCACCAGATCGCTCCGCGCCTGCGGCGCTACCACGCGCTCTATCCCAACGTCACGGTGCACCTGGAAGCGGCCAATCGCTACATGGACATGATCGACAGCGGCATCGACGTCGCCATCCGCACGCGGGAGTTCGAGTCCGACAGCAACATCACCATTCGCCGTCTGGCGAGCACGCGGCGCGTGCTGTGCGCCTCGCCGGGCTACCTGGCTGCGTACGGCGTTCCCCAGGTGCCGCAGGATCTGACGCAGCACGACTTCCTGCTCTACGTGCTGGCGAACAAATGGCAGGAGCTCAAGCTCACGCTGCGACAGCAGACCCAGGTCATCCAGGTGCGGGGGATCTTCGAATCCAACGACGGACAGATCCTGCGCGCCGCCGCGCTGGACGGCATGGGCATCCTCGTGCAGCCCAGCTACATCGTCTATGACGACATCGTGGCGGGACGGCTGGTGCCGGTGCTGAACGAGTGGGACCTGCCGCGCCTGCAGATCAACATCGCCTACCCCAGCCGCAAGCACCTGCCCACCAAGGTCCGATCGTTCATCGACTTCATGGTCGACGAGTTCGAGCGCAACGAGTACGAGCGCAAGTGGACGAGCTACATGGGGTTGCGCGCTACCTCGGCGAAGCCGTAG
- a CDS encoding response regulator, with protein sequence MSEQAPVQRRASDVPVLVADDNEDAGWGVAKLLEIMGYRTVTAGGGRRALQLAAELQPAVVLLDVGMPDMDGHEVARRLRAMDGGADLILLAMTGWGQESDVRRSLEAGFDAHLTKPIDPEQVVQLIEEQLALRRGDAPSES encoded by the coding sequence ATGAGCGAACAGGCGCCCGTGCAGCGCCGCGCCAGCGACGTGCCGGTTCTCGTGGCGGACGACAACGAGGACGCGGGCTGGGGCGTGGCCAAGCTGCTCGAGATCATGGGCTACCGGACCGTGACCGCCGGCGGTGGCCGGCGAGCGCTGCAACTGGCGGCGGAACTCCAGCCGGCCGTGGTTCTGCTGGATGTGGGCATGCCCGACATGGACGGTCACGAAGTGGCCAGGCGCCTGCGCGCGATGGACGGCGGCGCGGACCTGATCCTGCTGGCGATGACCGGCTGGGGGCAGGAAAGCGACGTGCGCCGCTCGCTCGAAGCGGGCTTCGACGCGCACCTGACCAAGCCGATCGATCCGGAGCAGGTCGTCCAGCTGATCGAGGAGCAGCTCGCGCTGCGCCGGGGCGACGCCCCGTCGGAGTCCTGA
- a CDS encoding CBS domain-containing protein gives MTMVSEVMSRAVRAVSPHASAEVAARAMDEWGLAFVPVCEDGRLLGVVTARDIAVLTVARGLPPSSTPVGYLMSANPFWCYEDQPYDEVLQSMDGRLPRRIPVVDRARRLVGMLSLGGTPTSPR, from the coding sequence ATGACGATGGTTTCCGAGGTCATGAGCCGGGCGGTTCGGGCGGTATCGCCGCATGCGTCGGCAGAAGTGGCCGCCAGGGCCATGGATGAGTGGGGCCTGGCCTTCGTGCCGGTCTGCGAGGATGGAAGGCTCCTGGGCGTGGTCACCGCGCGGGACATTGCGGTGCTCACCGTCGCGCGCGGCTTGCCGCCATCGAGCACCCCCGTCGGCTATCTCATGTCGGCGAATCCCTTCTGGTGCTACGAAGACCAGCCGTACGACGAGGTGCTGCAGAGCATGGACGGCCGCCTGCCGCGCAGGATTCCGGTGGTGGATCGCGCGCGACGGCTGGTCGGCATGCTGTCGCTGGGCGGGACGCCGACCAGCCCGCGCTGA
- a CDS encoding sigma-54-dependent transcriptional regulator: MGHALIVEDDEDSGQMLASLVKREGHSAATASSLTSARRFLAMQPPDVLLLDLHLPDGNGLELFENADLISDTEVVLMTGQASLETSIQALRLGAADYLVKPINPQHLKSLLSRLIRPSKLQAEITHMTEQWRETGCFGPLIGASDSMQSVYRQIARVAATPVTVFIQGESGTGKELVARSVHELSRRREQPFLAINCGAISPHLIESEIFGHERGSFTGAERQHQGFFERAHGGTLFLDEVTEMPLNLQVKLLRVLENGTFMRVGSTQLQQTDTRIIAATNRDPADAVMRGALREDLLYRLNVFPLALPPLRERASDIPLLAEHFLEEMGREEQTSKRLTPEAIRHLQAYPWPGNVRELRNALQRAWVMAHGAQIDAEWLPRMPAGSPPAATVAAPSQAVQGGESGGPHLDIRIGTPLSEVERQLILATFEYCGQHKERTAALLGISMKTLYNRLKEYKL; encoded by the coding sequence TTGGGACATGCGCTGATCGTTGAAGACGACGAGGACTCGGGCCAGATGCTCGCGTCGCTCGTCAAGCGCGAAGGCCATTCCGCGGCCACCGCGTCGTCGTTGACTTCGGCCCGGCGCTTTCTCGCGATGCAGCCGCCGGACGTGCTGCTGCTCGACCTGCACCTGCCCGACGGCAACGGGCTGGAACTCTTCGAGAACGCGGATCTGATCTCGGACACCGAGGTGGTCCTCATGACCGGGCAGGCCAGCCTGGAGACTTCCATCCAGGCGCTGCGGCTCGGGGCCGCCGACTATCTGGTCAAGCCGATCAATCCCCAGCACCTCAAGAGCCTGCTGTCGCGGCTCATCCGGCCCTCCAAGCTCCAGGCCGAAATCACCCACATGACCGAGCAATGGCGCGAGACCGGCTGCTTCGGTCCGCTGATCGGCGCCTCGGATTCGATGCAGAGCGTGTACCGGCAGATCGCGCGCGTCGCCGCCACCCCGGTCACCGTCTTCATCCAGGGCGAGAGCGGCACGGGCAAGGAACTGGTCGCCCGCTCGGTGCACGAGCTCAGCCGGCGCCGCGAGCAGCCCTTCCTCGCGATCAACTGCGGCGCGATCTCGCCGCACCTCATCGAAAGCGAGATCTTCGGGCACGAGCGCGGCAGCTTCACCGGCGCGGAACGCCAGCACCAGGGCTTCTTCGAGCGCGCGCATGGCGGCACCCTCTTCCTCGACGAGGTGACGGAGATGCCGCTCAACCTGCAGGTGAAGCTGCTGCGGGTGCTCGAGAACGGGACCTTCATGCGCGTGGGCTCCACCCAGCTGCAGCAGACCGATACCCGCATCATCGCCGCCACCAACCGCGATCCGGCGGACGCGGTGATGCGCGGCGCGCTGCGCGAGGACCTGCTGTACCGCCTGAACGTGTTCCCGCTCGCGCTGCCGCCGCTGCGCGAGCGCGCGAGCGACATCCCGCTTCTGGCGGAGCACTTCCTCGAGGAGATGGGGCGCGAGGAACAGACCTCGAAGCGGCTCACGCCCGAGGCCATCCGGCATCTTCAGGCCTACCCCTGGCCGGGCAACGTGCGCGAACTGCGCAATGCGCTGCAGCGGGCCTGGGTCATGGCCCATGGCGCGCAGATCGACGCCGAATGGCTGCCCCGCATGCCTGCCGGATCGCCCCCGGCCGCCACGGTCGCCGCGCCATCCCAGGCCGTGCAAGGCGGCGAAAGCGGCGGCCCGCACCTCGACATCCGCATCGGGACGCCGCTTTCCGAGGTGGAGCGCCAGCTCATCCTCGCGACCTTCGAATACTGCGGCCAGCACAAGGAGCGCACTGCTGCGCTGCTCGGCATCAGCATGAAGACGCTCTACAACCGGCTCAAGGAATACAAGCTCTGA
- a CDS encoding histidine kinase dimerization/phospho-acceptor domain-containing protein, with amino-acid sequence MRKVLRQNLRVRQGLAALGLLSATYWASRALRKRTPAAQVSANDAEEAGRLRERLAVQSRELLRLDHELRTPIGAARAALEILQSATDDEDLQAEARRVIARQLARMTALTEELRGLAQRYPD; translated from the coding sequence ATGCGGAAGGTGTTGCGGCAAAACTTGCGCGTCCGGCAGGGCTTGGCCGCCCTCGGGCTGTTATCGGCCACGTACTGGGCAAGTCGAGCCCTGCGAAAACGCACGCCTGCGGCACAAGTGAGCGCGAACGACGCCGAAGAGGCCGGACGCCTGCGCGAGAGACTGGCCGTCCAATCCCGCGAGTTGCTTCGACTGGACCACGAGCTGCGCACCCCCATCGGCGCGGCGCGCGCCGCACTGGAAATTCTCCAATCGGCGACCGATGATGAGGATCTGCAGGCCGAGGCGCGGCGGGTGATCGCTCGCCAGCTCGCGCGTATGACGGCGCTGACAGAGGAATTGCGCGGACTCGCACAGAGATACCCCGACTAG
- the rpoN gene encoding RNA polymerase factor sigma-54, whose product MPALGQHIRPAQLTAFSPRLQQAVRLLHLSSLDYAQALQEAAEDNPFLDFEDATPAATDAIEAPEAAGPDPNESRDFIDRLGPAARGAVLSHEESADALQRLPVAASLRQHLHAQLGVLRLGERERMLAAAVVESLDDDGYLRISLDDIAAVVREDGEDAAELDADLFGALRRVQALDPPGVGARSVSECLLLQLPRIADPILRDTVRRIASGHLELLARHHLKRLADALGEPLVRVREAGECIRRLDARPGWKYDATPTPFVTPDVFVRKRRGVWTAVLNESAMPRLNLNQDYARLFERQACERNPALAGCLERARWTVQNLAQRAATIHDVAQAIVAKQKLFLDYGPLAMKPLTLRAVADAVGVHPSTVSRTVHHKYIATPSGVFELKYFFSRGLAHRSGRATAPTAIKELLRELISSEQDGAPLSDATLARMLGEQGFSVARRTVTKYRQAMNIEPVDWRRR is encoded by the coding sequence ATGCCAGCCCTCGGACAGCACATCCGTCCCGCCCAGCTCACGGCTTTTTCGCCCCGGCTGCAGCAGGCCGTGCGCCTGCTGCACCTGTCGTCGCTGGACTATGCGCAGGCGCTGCAGGAAGCGGCAGAGGACAACCCGTTCCTCGATTTCGAGGACGCCACGCCCGCCGCGACCGATGCCATCGAGGCGCCCGAAGCCGCCGGGCCGGATCCGAACGAGTCGCGCGACTTCATCGACCGCCTCGGTCCTGCCGCGCGCGGTGCCGTGCTGTCGCACGAGGAGAGCGCGGACGCCCTGCAGCGCCTGCCGGTGGCCGCATCGCTGCGGCAGCACCTGCATGCGCAACTGGGCGTCCTGCGGCTCGGCGAGCGCGAACGCATGCTCGCCGCGGCGGTGGTCGAGTCACTGGACGACGACGGCTATCTGCGCATCTCGCTGGACGACATCGCCGCGGTCGTGCGGGAGGACGGCGAGGATGCCGCGGAGCTCGACGCCGACCTCTTCGGCGCGTTGCGGCGGGTGCAGGCGCTCGATCCGCCGGGCGTGGGCGCGCGCAGTGTCTCGGAGTGCCTGCTGCTGCAGTTGCCGCGCATCGCGGACCCGATCCTGCGCGACACGGTGCGTCGCATCGCGTCCGGCCATCTCGAGTTGCTCGCGAGACACCATCTCAAGCGCCTCGCGGACGCGCTCGGCGAGCCGCTCGTGCGCGTCCGCGAGGCAGGCGAGTGCATCCGCCGGCTCGATGCGCGCCCGGGCTGGAAGTACGACGCCACGCCGACGCCTTTCGTCACCCCCGACGTGTTCGTGCGCAAGAGGCGCGGCGTGTGGACCGCGGTGCTCAACGAGTCCGCCATGCCGCGCCTGAACCTGAACCAGGACTACGCGCGCCTCTTCGAGCGGCAGGCGTGCGAGCGCAACCCTGCGCTGGCGGGCTGCCTCGAACGCGCGCGCTGGACCGTGCAGAACCTCGCGCAGCGGGCGGCGACCATCCACGACGTCGCGCAGGCCATCGTGGCGAAGCAGAAGCTCTTTCTCGACTATGGCCCGCTGGCGATGAAGCCGCTGACCCTGCGCGCCGTCGCGGATGCGGTGGGCGTGCATCCGTCCACCGTGTCGCGCACCGTCCACCACAAGTACATCGCGACGCCGTCGGGCGTGTTCGAACTCAAGTACTTCTTCTCGCGCGGGCTGGCGCACCGAAGCGGCCGCGCGACCGCGCCGACCGCGATCAAGGAGCTGCTGCGCGAGCTCATCTCGTCGGAGCAGGACGGCGCACCGCTCAGCGATGCGACGCTCGCGCGCATGCTCGGCGAGCAGGGCTTCAGCGTGGCGCGGCGCACGGTCACGAAGTACCGGCAGGCGATGAACATCGAGCCGGTGGACTGGCGCCGGCGCTGA
- a CDS encoding OmpA family protein, which translates to MIDRRTFAACCVLAIPSTVCLAQSSVSDSYFDNRWYVTPFGTYVHPDNGRIAKNGWGGGVAIGKPISPSWNIELRPQYEELDQDRLGPGKYKNWSASLDAQWFFMGRQGYRLWQSNSVQPYLVGGIGAIRDKLDRPFVPGSESKTSFMANLGAGVVWPFSSWGRLVADLRYRYDDNRARFAVDHGHLNEWLFTVGLQIPLGAPPVVAQAAPPSMPAAMPPPPPPPPPPVRNFELSSTGTFFFDKAELTPSGRSRVDGLVEELKTTNVRPTSIVIVGYTDPLGSAEHNQRLSVARANAVRDEMVRVGVPPNVIQTEGRGATNFKVTEADCKAQGKARRRTDLIACLEPNRRVEISVTGEQAH; encoded by the coding sequence ATGATCGATCGACGCACCTTTGCAGCTTGCTGTGTGCTTGCCATCCCATCCACCGTCTGCCTTGCGCAGTCCTCCGTCTCCGACTCGTACTTCGACAACCGCTGGTACGTCACGCCCTTCGGCACCTATGTCCATCCGGACAACGGGCGCATCGCCAAGAACGGCTGGGGCGGCGGCGTGGCGATCGGCAAGCCGATCAGTCCGAGCTGGAACATCGAATTGCGGCCCCAGTACGAGGAACTCGACCAGGATCGCCTCGGCCCGGGCAAGTACAAGAACTGGAGCGCCTCGCTCGACGCGCAGTGGTTCTTCATGGGTCGCCAGGGCTATCGACTCTGGCAGTCGAACAGCGTACAGCCCTATCTGGTGGGCGGCATCGGCGCCATCCGCGACAAGTTGGACCGGCCGTTTGTCCCGGGCAGCGAGAGCAAGACGAGCTTCATGGCGAACCTCGGCGCCGGCGTCGTCTGGCCGTTCTCCTCGTGGGGCCGGCTGGTGGCCGACCTGCGCTACCGCTACGACGACAACCGGGCCAGGTTCGCGGTCGACCACGGGCACCTGAACGAATGGCTGTTCACCGTGGGCCTGCAGATCCCGCTCGGCGCCCCGCCAGTGGTCGCGCAGGCGGCCCCGCCGTCAATGCCTGCGGCCATGCCGCCGCCGCCGCCACCACCACCCCCGCCGGTGCGCAACTTCGAACTCTCGTCCACCGGCACGTTCTTCTTCGACAAGGCGGAACTGACGCCCAGCGGCCGCAGCCGCGTCGACGGCCTGGTCGAGGAACTCAAGACCACGAACGTGCGGCCCACCTCGATCGTGATCGTCGGCTACACCGACCCGCTCGGCAGCGCCGAACACAACCAGCGCCTGTCCGTGGCACGGGCGAACGCGGTCCGCGACGAGATGGTGCGGGTGGGCGTGCCGCCCAACGTGATCCAGACCGAGGGACGCGGCGCGACGAACTTCAAGGTCACCGAAGCCGATTGCAAGGCGCAGGGCAAGGCCCGGCGGCGCACCGACCTCATCGCCTGCCTGGAGCCGAACCGCCGCGTGGAAATCAGCGTGACGGGCGAACAGGCGCACTGA
- a CDS encoding septal ring lytic transglycosylase RlpA family protein: MPRPTPFRCATVIAVCIACAVSGCAIAPGPGAQASPRPTATVPPPAKAASAATPGLDRSGHRQVGKASFYADRFAGRKMADGTRMDPRNDNAASKTLPLGTVARVTNLETGRSALVTIKDRGPYVKGRIVDLSPATARELGISRAEGVAQVEVMPLSIPSAEGIGNEVVR, encoded by the coding sequence ATGCCGAGGCCCACGCCTTTCAGGTGCGCGACGGTGATCGCCGTCTGCATCGCGTGCGCGGTTTCGGGCTGCGCCATCGCACCCGGGCCGGGAGCCCAGGCCTCGCCGCGGCCCACCGCGACGGTGCCGCCCCCTGCGAAGGCCGCTTCCGCTGCGACGCCCGGCCTCGATCGCAGCGGCCACAGGCAGGTCGGAAAGGCATCCTTCTATGCCGACAGGTTCGCGGGACGAAAGATGGCGGACGGCACCCGCATGGACCCTCGCAATGACAACGCCGCCAGCAAGACGCTGCCGCTCGGCACCGTGGCCCGCGTGACCAACCTGGAGACCGGCCGCAGCGCGCTGGTCACCATCAAGGACCGGGGTCCCTACGTCAAGGGACGCATCGTCGACCTCTCACCGGCCACGGCCCGCGAGCTCGGCATTTCGCGAGCGGAGGGCGTGGCGCAGGTCGAAGTCATGCCGTTGTCGATCCCCTCGGCCGAGGGCATCGGCAACGAAGTCGTGCGATAG